A stretch of DNA from Gemmatimonadota bacterium:
AGCGGCCGAGCGCTCGACGAACACCACGCGCGCGGCGCCGCGCGAGAGCGCCTCGAGCCCCAGCGCGCCCGAGCCGGCAAACAGGTCCACCACTGACGCACCCGGCAGCTCGGGCTGCAGCGCGCTCATCCACGCCTCCCGCACCCGGTCCGCCGTGGGCCGCGTGCCGCGCCCGGGCGGCGCCTGGATGGAACGGCCCCGCCAGCGCCCCGCAATGATCCTCATGCCGCGGGGCGCAGGTCCAGCAGCCGCGCCTGCAGTCCCACGCCCCCGCCCCAGCGGTCCTCCTGCAGGTGGAAGGCCACGTCGATAGCGGTGCGCGCCACGTCGACTTCCTTCAGCCGCTCCGCCATGCGGAACCCAATGGCCGGCAGCCGAAGCTCCGCCTGCGCCAGTACCAGCTTGAGGTGGTCCTGCCCCACGACCCGGGGATAGCCAGCCACCGTGACCCCCCGCGCCGCGAACACGGGCGTGGGATTACCCACGCCGAACGGGCCGAAGTGGCGCAGGAACCGGTACAGCTCGGGCGTCGCTTCCTGCAGCGTGAGCTCCGCGTCCACCTCCAGCTCGGGAAGGAGGTCCTCCGGCCGCAGCACCGCCCGCGCTGCCGCGTTGAACGCCTCGCGGAAGGCGGGGGTCCGCTCCGGCCGGATCTCGAGACCCGCCGCATGCTTGTGGCCGCCGAAGCGCTCGAGGTGCGCGGCACACGAGAGCAGCGCATTGTACAGATGAAACGACGGGATCGAGCGCGCGCTGCCCCGCGCCCGGGCGGCGCCCGGCTCGGCCGCGATCAGCACGGTGGGCCGATGGATCCGCTCCGCGACGCGGGAGGCCACGATCCCTAGCACGCCCGGGTGCCAGCCGGCCGCCGCCAGCACCACGCCGTAGTCTCGCTTCGGGTCGTACTCCCGTTCGAGCAGCTCGAGCGCCTGCGCCAGCATCTCCCGGTCCACCGCCTGCCGCGTGCGGTTCTCCTCCTCGAGGTGCCGCGCCAGCCGCTCCGCCTCCGCTTCGTCCTCGGCCAACAGCAGCTTCACGCCCCAGGCCCCCTCGCCCATGCGCCCCACCGCGTTGACCCGCGGCGCCAGTACGTGGCTCACCTGCCCGGCGCCCAGGTGCGGCCGCTCCGCCAGCCCCGAAGTGCGGAGCAGCGCGCGCAGCCCCAGATTGCGCGTCTGCGGCAGCAGCCGGAGCCCGAAGCGCGTGAAGAGCCGGTTTTCGCCCACCAGCGGCGCCACGTCCGCAATGGTGGCAATGGCCACCAGGTCCAGGTAGTACCAGAGAGATTCCTGCGCCGCGCCCCGCGCCTCGAACAGCGCCTGGCAGACCTTGTAGGCGACGCCGGTCCCCGCCAGCCCCTTCTCCGGGTACGCGCAGTCCCGCCGGTTCGGGTTCACCACGGCTGCCGCCGGCGGCAGCGTCGGCGCCGGCGTGTGGTGGTCCGTCACCACGACGTCGATGCCGGCACCAGCCGCCGCCACCACCGCCTCGTGCGCCACCACCCCGCAATCCGCCGTCAGGATCACGGTCGCGCCCGCCGCCGCCGCCGCCCGCACGCCCGCCAGGCTTAGATCGTAGCCATCGCGCAGCCGGTGCGGAATAAACGGCTCGACGCGCGCGCCCAGCTCGCGCAACGCCCGCGTGTACAGCGTGGCGGCGCAGATGCCGTCCACGTCGTAGTCGCCGTGCACCAGGATCGTCTCACCGCGCTCGATCGCGTGCCCCAGCCGCGCCACGGCCGCGTCCATCCCCGCCAGGCCAAAGGGCGAGCCCAGCCCTTCCAGCCGCGGCTTTAGGAACGCCTTGGCTGCGGCCTCTTCACCATAGCCGCGCAGCAGCAGCAGACGGCAGACCGGCTCGGGCAGGCTCAGCGCACCGACCAGGTCGGCCACGGCAGCGGCATCCGGCGGACCGTCGTAGCGGCTCACCCACCGGCGCGGAGGGAGGGCAAGAGTGGTCGGGTTCACGGAAGGGCGGCGTGCGAGTGGCGGGGCGTCATGAGCGGCCAAACTAGCGGGCGGGGGAGCCGGCCGGCAAGCTTCCTGCCTCGCCATGTGCGCCTCCGCGCCGGCCAGCTATCGTCAAGCTCCTGATCAGGCGAATCGATCAGCTCCAGCCCCACTGGCTCGCCCGACGCTGGTCACTGGACCTGCGACGGGCTATCCAGCTTGCGCGCGAACACGGTCAGCGTGGATCCGAGTCCCATCGATCCGGCAAACATGGACAGGAGTCCGAGCGACCCGACCAACATGGCGGGAGCGAGGAACAGCGCGGCGAGGATCGGTCCCTGCGCGCCACGGCACCGTAGGCGAGATCGAGCGCGGCGCGGGCGAACGCGATTCACGTGCTGGAGCGCAGATGCGGCGGCAGCGCTGTGGCCAAGACGGCTCTTTTGCTCACCGCCGTGTCCCGCCGAGGTTGTACACGAAGTTCACCACGGGTGCGCAGCAGAAGCCTTCTCCACCAGAGGAAAGCGTGGCCAGGCCTACGTCGGCCGAGAGGCGCTCACCGAAGAACCGGATGCCTCCGCTGAGGATCAGCAGCGGTACGTCCAGGAAGGTCACGTGCGCAATGATCGTCGAGCCGTCGCCCAGGCTGAGCTCGAAGAGCGTGTCGCCGGGCACAGCGGGGGGCGTCTGCGCATGTAGGCTCATGCGCGCCGCGAGAAGTCCGCCGCATCACCTACCGGCCCCCCGGCCCACCCCCGATAGCCGCACCGCTCAAGCGCCATCGACTTCAACGTTGCTATCCGGCCCGAGGTCAGGCGGCTCCGGCGCATCGGCGAACGACTCACGGTACAAGCTCTCGATCCGTGCCAGCTCGGCATCCGTGAGCGACGTGAACTCCCGCGTGCGCGCGCGCTTCGACAACCGTCCACCATTCTGCCGCAGGAAGCGGTGGAGCAGGTCGATGGTGCGCCCGGGCATGTCCACGATGTTCTGAACGCTCGCGGCGAAGCGTTCGTACGCCTCGAGGTACTTCACCTCGGCTGGCAAATCCTGCTCGACGGTCTCCTGCACCCGCTCGTACAGGAACGCCGCGTGCGCAGTCGCATCGAAGTACCGGTAGTAGTCAGCCGTCTCATTCAGCACTTCCACGCTGCCGCCTTCCGTTGCGCGCCACTCGATCAGCGGAAGAAGCGACTTCGAGTACGACTCGAGAACCGCCCGATACTCCTCAACGTGCCGCAGGATCGCCGCGCTTACTGGAAAGACGAAGCCCGGCGGGTTGTAGCCGGCGGCGGCAAGCACATGATGAATCAACCACCGGTGGAGTCTCCCGTTGCCATCCTCGAGCGGGTGCACGTAGACGAAGCCGAAGGCGACGGCAGTCGCGACTACTACCGGGTCCACGCCGTCGTGAATGGATCGGTCTGCGTACTGCGCCATGCCCTGCAGCAGACTCCGGAGATCGTCCGGCTTCGCGCTGATGTGAACGGGAATCGGCTGACCGGTGTGCCGGTCGTGATCACCGATGAATCCGCCTTCGCTCCGCAGTCCGAGATGCACGAAGCGAGCATCGCCGATCACGACGCGCTGAAGCCGTTCCAGCTCCTCAATGCTCAGCTCGACGGAGCCGGCCTCGGCGATCGCCTGCGCCCAACGAAGCGCGCGATCCTGCGAAGGTTGCTCGCCTTCGATGCGAAACGATGCGCGGCTGTCGCTCAGCAGGAGAAAGGCGGCGGCGCGCGTCAGGATGTCGGGATGCGTGCGGCCGATGATGACTTCTGTGCGCACATCGAGCTGCATCTCCTGCAAACGGACCAGCCAACCCGTGCGCCGCACCAGCGGACAGAACTCCGGCGGGCCGGGCATGTTGTCGATCACCCGATGTCGCGACGAAACCCGACCCTGAGATGACACGAACTGTTGCTCCGGATCGACCGCGGTAACCGCCTTCACTTTCCCGGCGTCCGGGATGTCGAGCCTAGAGCCGGTCAACCACTCGTAGAGGAACCACAGACGCCGTGCGTAGGCGCCTGTCGGCTTCTGTCGGACGATCGCGGCGACCTCCTCGGCCGCAACGGCGCGGAACAGCCAACGCAAGACGCCGAGATCGACGCCTTCCCACTTCAACGCGAACTCGAGGTGGCCGGCGAGCGAGTCGTCAGGTGCATGCCGCGGCGTGAGCACCAGCCAGGCGTCGGTCTCGGCGCGGTGGTGTCGCTCGGCAATCAGAACGAGCCGGGGCGGCAGGGGTACGGGCAGCGAGTAGCGCTCCCACAGGGCCCCGTAGCCCGCAGGCGTTCCCGGCTCCGGGAGGCGACGCCCGTGAAAAACGCTCAACGCCCGTGAATTAGGGTCACTCATGTTGCCTGGCATGAGAAACCTATCCAGCCATAGCCTTGGAAGGAGCTTGAAGCAGCCCGGCCGAGCTATGAAAACCGGTCACTGGCCGTGAAAAGTGATCACCAATGACGCGCCTCCAGAATAAGGCTCACCAACGCCGCGCAGCAAGGAGTGAGCCGCACATCGCGGCCGGCGCCTGAAAACCGGTGCCCAGAGTCCGCTTCCAAGCGCGCCGCGCGGCACCTTGCGGCAGCGGAGCAGTTCGCCGCTGGGGGGCCCCCTATGCCTTAGACGCGAAACAGCCGCGCGTCCCAGACGATGGGCACGGGGTCCTCGATGCGGATGCGTGCGTACCCGGAGTGTTCCGGGTTGAGCACGAGGTGGCGACCGTACGGCCGGGCCGTGAGTGCAGGCACCGAGAGCACGGCCGTCCGGGCCTCGCCGAGCCACCCGTCACCGTACTCGCGGGCGACCGTGCAGTCCTCGTCACCCCACCCGGCCAGC
This window harbors:
- a CDS encoding Fic family protein; protein product: MSDPNSRALSVFHGRRLPEPGTPAGYGALWERYSLPVPLPPRLVLIAERHHRAETDAWLVLTPRHAPDDSLAGHLEFALKWEGVDLGVLRWLFRAVAAEEVAAIVRQKPTGAYARRLWFLYEWLTGSRLDIPDAGKVKAVTAVDPEQQFVSSQGRVSSRHRVIDNMPGPPEFCPLVRRTGWLVRLQEMQLDVRTEVIIGRTHPDILTRAAAFLLLSDSRASFRIEGEQPSQDRALRWAQAIAEAGSVELSIEELERLQRVVIGDARFVHLGLRSEGGFIGDHDRHTGQPIPVHISAKPDDLRSLLQGMAQYADRSIHDGVDPVVVATAVAFGFVYVHPLEDGNGRLHRWLIHHVLAAAGYNPPGFVFPVSAAILRHVEEYRAVLESYSKSLLPLIEWRATEGGSVEVLNETADYYRYFDATAHAAFLYERVQETVEQDLPAEVKYLEAYERFAASVQNIVDMPGRTIDLLHRFLRQNGGRLSKRARTREFTSLTDAELARIESLYRESFADAPEPPDLGPDSNVEVDGA
- the recJ gene encoding single-stranded-DNA-specific exonuclease RecJ, which encodes MSRYDGPPDAAAVADLVGALSLPEPVCRLLLLRGYGEEAAAKAFLKPRLEGLGSPFGLAGMDAAVARLGHAIERGETILVHGDYDVDGICAATLYTRALRELGARVEPFIPHRLRDGYDLSLAGVRAAAAAGATVILTADCGVVAHEAVVAAAGAGIDVVVTDHHTPAPTLPPAAAVVNPNRRDCAYPEKGLAGTGVAYKVCQALFEARGAAQESLWYYLDLVAIATIADVAPLVGENRLFTRFGLRLLPQTRNLGLRALLRTSGLAERPHLGAGQVSHVLAPRVNAVGRMGEGAWGVKLLLAEDEAEAERLARHLEEENRTRQAVDREMLAQALELLEREYDPKRDYGVVLAAAGWHPGVLGIVASRVAERIHRPTVLIAAEPGAARARGSARSIPSFHLYNALLSCAAHLERFGGHKHAAGLEIRPERTPAFREAFNAAARAVLRPEDLLPELEVDAELTLQEATPELYRFLRHFGPFGVGNPTPVFAARGVTVAGYPRVVGQDHLKLVLAQAELRLPAIGFRMAERLKEVDVARTAIDVAFHLQEDRWGGGVGLQARLLDLRPAA